In the genome of Synchiropus splendidus isolate RoL2022-P1 chromosome 2, RoL_Sspl_1.0, whole genome shotgun sequence, the window GAAAACACCATGCTTCTGTCTCACCATCTACTTGAGCTTCATCCCTGCATTATCTGTCCTCAATGCCACATGTGATGGAGGTGAAGCACAGTGCATCGCGGGTAATAGGCTGACAACTCTGTTGCAGCTAGTTTCCGTTTTGCCTCAGTTAACAGcacaatgatgatgaatgattgCACAATAACGCATTACCTTGTTTCCATCATCGCACGAACCATCGATGAAAGATACATTCTCATTCATTGTAAGGCTATAGCAACTAGTCGGCGATAGTCCACCATGCATGAACATTTGAAGCAGATTCCAAAGCTCCTCTGTGAGGTAGTTTGTCAATAACTGCCAGATGAGGTTGTGAAAACTATCATTCTAGCACCAGCTATACTCCATATTCCTGGGTGCAGGTTCAGGGTTTTCCAGAGAGTGGCTGGTTGAGTACATCACAGTACATATAGGACGATGGCTGGTTGAGTACATCACAGCTTTCTCCAAGAATCACAGAGACGTTGAGGAGCATGCTCAACAGCATAGTAGttgagttttatatatatatatatatatatatatatatatatttatattttaagaaCTTGAATTTAAGTGTATGCCATTTACAGTGCTGAACAGACCTGTCCAAAACCGTGAAGCAGTGTATGACGCAGCTCGGGGTCCAGCTACTCTCCACACTCTGTAGGACATTCACTTCGTCTTACACTTGTCTCCTTACATTAGCTCAAATACATTACAATGATGTCATTCTTTCATCTGTTTTCCCTTTTCTCTCTTCTCATGTCGAACCTCTACACACTATCttccaccacatccatgaagtgAACCTCACTGGTAGCCTTTCATCGCTGATGTCTTTCCTGTGACTGACAGACCAAACTGTGTTGCCTCCAgagttgagttttgtttttgttgttttaacatttttcaGGTGGCTCCAGAAGAGTTCAAAGCCAGTATCACGCGTGTGAACGGCTGCCTAAGAAAGACACTGCCGGTGAACGTGCGGTGGCTGCTGTGTGGCTGCCTGTGCTGCTGTTGCACCCTGGGCTTCAGTTTGTGGCCCGTCATCTGCCTTAGCAAGAGGGTGAGACAGCTGTGCCATGTGTCTGTCGTCCCTCACTGATCGACATGCGCTTTGCTTTTTAGACAAGAAGATCGCTAGAAAAGCTTCTTGAGTGGGAGAACAGCCGACTGTACCACAAGGTGAGTCGCTatccttcctcttttttttccccacctgGTTGATTGAACTGTAGtcactgttgctgtttttttttttttacagttgtgTTTGCACTGGAAACTAAGCAAAAGAAAGTGTGAAACCAACAACATGATGGAATATGTGAGTATGAATCTATTAGGTTTACTGTGGTTGACAGTATGCAGCAAATATGAATAGATAAATGTCCACTGTCCACAATGGAGCGTGTAtcttgtgaaatgtttttgctcCTGTGGAGTGTAACGGTCCTGCCTCTTGTCCACGCAGGTGATCCTAATAGAGTTTCTACCTAAGATCCCTATCTTCAGACCGGACTAGTCGGCCGTGGTCTGATTCCcaacctctgctgctgcacagctCCGTCAGAGCCACTCCAGCTGTCAGGCTCCCAACTTACTACCCTTCCTGGAATATTTCTTATGTTTACAGGGTAGCATCAGTCCTCACCCTCTTCTAATAAACCCTTGTTTACAAATCCCACCTGTTCCCGAGGTTCCCCTGCTTGAGCCGTGATGCTGACTGGAAACTTGTGCTTGGCCTGGGAACCTGAAACGGCTCCGGGATGCTCCAATGGGAATCTCATCACTCGTTTCTTACCAACCTAAAGCACATGAGACACTTGTGCCCGTATGTCCTCAGACCTCACCCTCCAGTGCACTCCCTCATGCTTGTGTCCCACTTGGCTTGGACTCCGACAGGCACCAAAGGAACCTGCTCTGAAGTCAGCCTGTTTGCAGAAAGACGAAAGCCTCTGGAACATCAACCAAACCGGTCGTCCTGACCACATTTTTGGGGCCCTATCACCCTACTCTGGTGACAATCACACAGCCTGGCTGCACTCTGGGTCCAGCTGGACACTTCATGAGTTGGTCCTGATCCTTTTTGCTTTGTGGCCAGTCAGAGAAGAAATTTCATTTTGACTTCTTTGTTCTCCCAAATTCAGATTTCTTTGGTGAAGGACTCGCTGTTaatattgtttgtgtgtgtgttttttgttttttttgttactgtacatcagccttcttctttcttatgtttgccattttttatttatatgtccACATTAAACAGTGTCTTATAGTTGAACCAAAAACCCATGCTCTCTTTACTTCCAGTATCACTTTGCTCTCCAACTTGCTCTTAAAATGTGACTTCATGTTCACCCAAACCACCAAAGTCCCTTCCAATATTGCAGAAGAGAtgccttttttttcaatggtttttggcggtatattgtgtacggtcagttatcgcccatccctgaaacaagagcgccacctactgaactgaATGATGACACTGCTTCACGAGGCCCGTCACTACTGGTCTGTCTACAGTGAGCAGTCGCCTGAATAACACCAGCATCATTGTCCTGCCTTTTTCACGCTTCATTTTGCATCTGACGTCCTTTTGACACGTTTTTCAAGTGGACCAGAGATAAAGTAGGATATGATATTGTTGCGTGAGATTCGGTGTGTGTACACCACAAAGACAAAAGGCAGTTTTTGGGGTGGCAGGTCATCTTTTCTATGGCAGTTGCAGCGTAGATGGAGgcagtgatttttatttattttttatttttttttgatcaTGTGGTCCCAGCCTTACAGAAGCTGGGACTCAGAACCGCGTGTTTATTTCCACTCATATTGCAAAATGGTGAAGTCAGCAAGTCGAGACATTTTCTACTGCCCCAATCCCAACACTAGTTGTCCTGAGACGGCAGCAGAGAGTTGAAAACCCCTTGCAGCAGTTGCTCTATGGCAGCCTTGTTTTTCAGCAGCTCATCCATCTGGGCCATGACGTCCGTCCCACCCGAGTGGATGGCTGGAGTCAGATCCTGCACACTGGCGTCATCAAGACAATACCCTGTTGAAAGAAAGAAGCAGTCAGTATCTTGCCTTCAGATGAGCGGCTCGCTCCCTCTTGGTGGCCTGCGTATGGCGTCCTACCTCTCTCTGTGTTCAGGATGACTGGATCAGGTAGGTTCAGACACTTCACCTGCTTCCTGTACTCATCCAGCTCAGCAGGTGTGACAGAGTCTCTACGACCTGAGTGGGAAAGAAGTCgaggcatttttaaaaataaaatttagcTCGCAAGGAGACATTCTGAGACCACTGGATTTGACTTGGTACAAATCACTAGTCGCGCTAAAGAGGTCCGGGATCTGTGCACCAGAGCGACGGTTCACAGCAGCCACCATCCGGGGGTTTTGACTCTAAACTGGTTGTTGATGTGGTTGTCGCTTTGTTTGTGATCCTAGAATGACGGGGGCATGTAGCTACTGTTGACCTGATGCAGTGAAACCTCCCATACCACTCCCATTATAGCCCCCCTGCACTGACCTGTTGGGTTGTAGAATATGATTCAAGGTCATGGTCATGAGACCAGCAGACCAAAACAAGGGGTGATGGAGTCTTTCAGGTGGGATCCCCAAGGCTACAGAATGGCCTCCCCTTTCATTTCAGAGCTCCATGTTTAAGAAGCTGCACTTTTTGAAACAAGCCTTGgttcttctttttattcagaTCATATTTTCACTTTATATCATCTTTTATATCATGCTTTATCTTGCTACTTTATTCGTCTAACTTTGCATTGTCATTGATGCATTGATGTTTCTTGGTATTGTTCTCATCCTGATTTTAAACTGTGAAGCACGACTCACAGCACGACTCACTGGTATCAGGATTCACCACAGACATAGACAGAGACCTGAGGTCCAGTGCCGGCAGTTAGTGGCTAGATCCACgcacgtttgtatctctatctttgtgaggacctctcatcgcCATCGCCCAGGACTCTGCACCAAACCTACACcccattataatgacccagctattttgaagttttaatcctcaaactgTGTCATTCGAGCGACTACGGTTCCATGCAATCTAATCCACAACATCATCCTGTTAGAGAAATCCAA includes:
- the LOC128754911 gene encoding cysteine-rich hydrophobic domain-containing protein 2, with the translated sequence MMEDFDEIYEEEEEEEEDEDRAAEEQLLKYAPDPVVVRGSGHVTVFGLSNKFESEFPSALTGKVAPEEFKASITRVNGCLRKTLPVNVRWLLCGCLCCCCTLGFSLWPVICLSKRTRRSLEKLLEWENSRLYHKLCLHWKLSKRKCETNNMMEYVILIEFLPKIPIFRPD